One genomic segment of Gossypium arboreum isolate Shixiya-1 chromosome 3, ASM2569848v2, whole genome shotgun sequence includes these proteins:
- the LOC108472982 gene encoding ACD11 homolog protein, whose product MDEGADNGFNHSQTKMSMTTKTPLSAIAKAFEELSGFLGSQTKDQKLRLDNFCEACSLVSVLFSCLGLAFKFAEMEYVAKVHDLVEASKTYATLENVLDRDVANDTVKKPGSHSRNLRRVRQGLDLIRALFEEFLSTDDYYLKDAASTAYSQVCAPYHTWAVRTAVSAGMYTLPTREELLQKLNETDHTAEKKMRRYIEASRPVIAYIDKLYSSRKIALDW is encoded by the exons ATGGATGAAGGTGCAGATAATGGTTTTAATCATTCTCAAACCAAGATGTCCATGACAACTAAAACGCCTCTGTCGGCTATAGCGAAGGCGTTTGAGGAGCTGTCGGGATTCTTGGGATCTCAGACTAAGGATCAAAAACTCCGGTTGGATAATTTCTGTGAAGCATGTTCTCTGGTTTCTGTTCTTTTTAGCTGCCTCGGCCTCGCCTTCAAATTCGCCGAGATGGAGTACGTCGCCAAG GTACATGATCTTGTGGAAGCATCCAAGACGTATGCCACTTTAGAAAATGTACTTGATCGTGATGTTGCTAATGACACGGTGAAAAAACCAGGAAGCCATTCGCGTAATCTGCGGCGAGTTAGACAGGGTCTTGACCTCATCCGGGCTTTATTTGAAGAATTTCTGTCAACCGA TGATTACTATTTGAAGGATGCAGCTTCAACAGCTTATTCTCAAGTGTGTGCACCATACCACACATGGGCAGTCAGGACTGCGGTTTCTGCTGGAATGTATACTCTTCCAACAAGGGAAGAACTTTTACAGAAGCTCAATGAAACAG ATCATACAGCAGAGAAGAAAATGAGAAGGTACATCGAAGCATCGCGCCCAGTAATAGCATACATTGATAAGCTTTATAGTTCTAGGAAGATCGCCTTGGACTGGTGA